From Sphingomonas bisphenolicum, one genomic window encodes:
- a CDS encoding efflux RND transporter periplasmic adaptor subunit yields MSNDVTKDQDLDDFLGAKPEKPWRKWVIRGGIGVVLLIAILLLARCFSGDDKPNYATREVRQGDLTVSVSATGNLKPINQVDVGSEQSGKITAVYVDVNDRVTKGQKLAELDTRRLVDTVNQNRAQVASSQASVAQAQAQVALAKATLDRQLNVFNLSGGKVPAKTEIDAARADYQSALATLRSSQAQVDVSRAQLSTAQTNLSIAQIVSPVNGVVLSRDIEPGQTVAASLNAPVLFTLAEDLTQMEVEVSVDEADVGQVKEGQSATFAVDAFPGRTFPAKVTRVNVGSNSSTSSSSSTTTTTSTTGTVVAYTAVLSVDNDDETLRPGMTATADIVTQELQNVLLVPNSALRFKPSATAQGGGITSVLPGPGRMRRGGAKRQVNFGAGSSQTVYIVGEDGNPKALQVTVGASDGSRTAVTGGALKAGMRVITGQLAAGQEAPAEDQKADTGADTRAPDRRQSNPSADGTPASVGKLGNSGDAAPETAPVAPTNGAPAAPSQPSGTGRQSGS; encoded by the coding sequence ATGAGCAATGATGTGACCAAAGACCAGGATCTTGACGACTTTCTGGGCGCGAAGCCCGAAAAGCCGTGGCGCAAATGGGTGATCCGCGGCGGCATCGGCGTCGTCCTGCTGATCGCGATCCTGTTGCTCGCGCGCTGCTTTTCAGGTGACGACAAGCCCAATTATGCGACGCGCGAAGTGCGGCAGGGCGACCTGACCGTCAGCGTGTCGGCCACCGGCAATTTAAAGCCGATCAACCAGGTCGATGTCGGGTCCGAACAGTCCGGCAAGATCACCGCGGTCTATGTCGACGTCAACGATCGCGTGACCAAGGGGCAGAAGCTCGCTGAACTGGACACCCGCCGGCTGGTCGACACGGTGAACCAGAATCGGGCGCAGGTCGCATCGTCTCAGGCCAGTGTCGCGCAGGCGCAGGCGCAGGTCGCCTTGGCCAAGGCGACGCTCGACCGGCAATTGAACGTCTTCAACCTGTCGGGCGGCAAGGTGCCGGCCAAGACCGAAATCGATGCCGCGCGCGCGGACTATCAGTCGGCGCTGGCCACGCTGCGGTCGTCGCAGGCGCAGGTGGACGTGTCGCGCGCGCAACTGTCCACGGCGCAGACCAACCTGTCGATCGCGCAGATCGTGTCGCCGGTGAACGGCGTCGTCCTGTCGCGCGACATCGAACCCGGCCAGACCGTCGCCGCCTCGCTGAACGCGCCGGTGCTGTTCACCCTGGCCGAAGACCTGACGCAGATGGAGGTCGAAGTATCGGTGGACGAAGCCGATGTCGGCCAGGTGAAGGAAGGCCAGAGCGCCACCTTCGCCGTCGACGCCTTCCCCGGCCGCACCTTCCCGGCGAAGGTCACTCGGGTCAATGTCGGGTCGAACAGCTCCACCAGTTCATCCTCCTCCACGACCACCACCACGTCCACGACGGGCACGGTGGTCGCCTATACCGCCGTGCTGTCGGTCGATAATGACGACGAAACGCTGCGCCCCGGCATGACGGCGACCGCGGATATCGTGACGCAGGAGTTGCAGAACGTCCTGCTGGTCCCCAACAGCGCGCTGCGCTTCAAGCCCAGCGCCACGGCGCAGGGCGGCGGCATCACCAGCGTCCTGCCGGGTCCGGGCCGGATGCGCCGTGGCGGCGCCAAGCGCCAGGTCAATTTCGGCGCGGGCAGCAGCCAGACCGTCTATATCGTCGGCGAGGACGGTAATCCCAAGGCGCTGCAGGTAACGGTCGGCGCCAGCGACGGATCGCGCACCGCCGTTACGGGCGGCGCATTGAAGGCAGGAATGCGCGTCATCACCGGCCAGCTCGCGGCCGGCCAGGAAGCCCCGGCGGAGGACCAGAAGGCCGATACGGGTGCCGACACCAGGGCGCCGGACCGCCGCCAGAGCAATCCGTCGGCCGACGGCACGCCCGCCAGCGTCGGCAAGCTCGGCAATTCGGGCGACGCCGCACCCGAAACCGCGCCGGTCGCGCCGACGAACGGCGCGCCGGCAGCACCATCCCAGCCTAGCGGCACCGGCCGCCAGAGTGGAAGCTGA
- a CDS encoding RcnB family protein — translation MFKKILIALATTTLVASPIVSAQAQAQSHGPQHRQEQTRKVVTHKANGRTVVKKQTVVRKDTHRDNGRRWAKGQRFDHRYATNYRVVNNYRDYRLSAPPRGYHWVRSGNDAVLIAITSGIIGAVVGSAIR, via the coding sequence ATGTTCAAGAAGATCCTCATCGCCCTGGCCACCACCACGCTGGTCGCCAGCCCCATCGTCAGCGCGCAGGCGCAGGCCCAGAGCCATGGCCCGCAGCATCGCCAGGAACAGACCCGCAAGGTCGTGACGCACAAGGCCAATGGCCGCACCGTCGTCAAGAAGCAGACCGTCGTGCGCAAGGACACGCATCGGGACAATGGCCGCCGTTGGGCCAAGGGTCAGCGCTTCGACCACCGCTATGCAACCAACTATCGGGTGGTGAACAATTATCGCGACTATCGCCTGTCGGCTCCGCCGCGCGGCTATCACTGGGTCCGCTCGGGCAATGACGCGGTGCTGATCGCGATCACCAGCGGCATCATCGGCGCCGTCGTCGGCAGCGCGATCCGGTAA
- a CDS encoding ABC transporter permease: MLGTTIILAFRAINRHKLRSFLTTLGIIIGVAAVVTMVTLGNGATAAVREQISSLGANVLQLRPGQGFGRGGGGPRPPDFKERDLTAIENQLTGVRAVAPVVQSSGTAIYEGNNWSTTVYGTTSAYSEVQQWKVADGRLFLAEEEEAGRPVCIIGNTVRTNLFQGAEPVGKRMRIKGVSCQVVGVLATRGQGGFGDQDDVVVMPIKFVQRRFTGDRDISQIMVAVDDAYDTSTVQSSLEELMRERRKIKAGAEDNFNVFDTKQISDTLTGTTTILTQIVGAVAAISLLVGGIGIMNIMLVSVTERTREIGIRLAIGAVAREVLMQFLVEAIVLSCLGGLIGLFLALIATVAIAPLMQVPFLFDIKVNLIAFVFSAAIGVVFGYFPARRAAALNPIDALRHE; encoded by the coding sequence ATGCTAGGCACCACCATCATCCTCGCCTTTCGCGCGATCAACCGGCACAAGCTGCGGTCGTTTCTCACCACGCTGGGCATCATCATCGGCGTCGCCGCGGTCGTCACCATGGTGACGCTGGGCAATGGCGCCACGGCGGCGGTGCGCGAACAGATCAGTTCGCTCGGCGCCAATGTGCTCCAGTTGCGCCCCGGCCAGGGCTTCGGCCGCGGCGGCGGCGGCCCGCGCCCGCCCGATTTCAAGGAACGCGATCTCACCGCGATCGAAAATCAGCTGACCGGCGTGCGCGCCGTCGCCCCGGTGGTGCAGTCGAGCGGCACCGCCATCTATGAAGGCAATAACTGGTCGACCACCGTCTATGGCACCACATCGGCCTATTCCGAGGTGCAGCAGTGGAAGGTCGCGGACGGCCGCCTGTTCCTGGCGGAAGAGGAGGAGGCCGGCCGCCCCGTCTGCATCATCGGCAATACGGTGCGCACCAACCTGTTCCAGGGCGCCGAACCGGTGGGCAAGCGGATGCGGATCAAGGGCGTGTCCTGCCAGGTCGTGGGCGTGCTGGCGACGCGCGGCCAGGGCGGCTTCGGCGACCAGGACGATGTCGTCGTCATGCCGATCAAGTTCGTGCAGCGCCGCTTCACGGGCGACCGCGACATCAGCCAGATCATGGTCGCGGTCGATGACGCCTATGACACCAGCACGGTCCAGTCGAGCCTGGAGGAGCTGATGCGCGAGCGGCGCAAGATCAAGGCGGGCGCCGAGGATAATTTCAACGTCTTCGACACCAAGCAGATCAGCGACACGCTGACCGGCACCACCACCATCCTGACCCAGATCGTCGGCGCGGTGGCGGCAATCTCGCTGCTGGTCGGCGGCATCGGCATCATGAACATCATGCTGGTGTCGGTGACGGAGCGCACGCGGGAAATCGGTATCCGCCTCGCCATCGGCGCGGTCGCGCGCGAGGTGTTGATGCAGTTTCTGGTGGAGGCGATCGTATTGTCCTGCCTGGGCGGCCTGATCGGGCTGTTCCTGGCGCTGATCGCGACGGTCGCCATCGCGCCGCTGATGCAGGTGCCGTTTCTGTTCGACATCAAGGTCAACCTGATCGCCTTCGTCTTTTCGGCGGCGATCGGCGTGGTGTTCGGCTATTTCCCGGCCCGGCGCGCGGCGGCGCTCAACCCGATCGACGCGCTGCGTCACGAGTAG
- a CDS encoding ABC transporter ATP-binding protein has translation MPIADPIIAMRGATKVYGEGPTAFQALKGIDLDIAQGDFVAVMGPSGSGKSTTMNILGCLDVPSGGEFLFKGRHVETLDRDQRALLRRRYLGFVFQGFNLLSRTTALENVELPLLYRGEDKKTRYDMGMAALDKVGLKDWWDHTPAELSGGQQQRVAIARAIVTHPDVLLADEPTGNLDSERSVEIMELLTDLNRNSGITVLMVTHEPDMAAFARTIVHFKDGLVERVEQKVAA, from the coding sequence ATGCCGATCGCTGATCCGATCATCGCCATGCGCGGCGCGACCAAGGTTTATGGCGAAGGCCCGACCGCGTTCCAGGCGTTGAAGGGCATCGACCTCGACATCGCGCAGGGTGATTTCGTCGCCGTCATGGGGCCGTCGGGGTCCGGCAAGTCGACGACGATGAACATATTGGGCTGCCTGGACGTGCCCTCGGGCGGGGAGTTTCTGTTCAAGGGCCGCCATGTCGAAACGCTGGACCGCGACCAGCGCGCGCTGCTGCGCCGCCGCTATCTCGGCTTCGTGTTCCAGGGCTTCAACCTGCTGTCGCGCACCACCGCGCTGGAAAATGTCGAACTGCCCCTGCTCTATCGCGGCGAGGACAAGAAGACCCGCTACGACATGGGCATGGCCGCGCTCGACAAGGTGGGCCTCAAGGACTGGTGGGACCATACGCCGGCCGAACTGTCGGGCGGCCAGCAGCAGCGCGTCGCCATCGCCCGCGCCATCGTCACCCATCCCGACGTGCTGCTGGCGGACGAGCCGACCGGCAATCTCGATTCGGAACGGTCGGTGGAGATCATGGAATTGCTGACCGACCTCAACCGCAACAGCGGCATCACCGTGCTGATGGTGACCCACGAACCCGACATGGCCGCCTTCGCCCGCACCATCGTCCATTTCAAGGACGGCCTGGTCGAGCGGGTGGAACAGAAGGTGGCGGCGTGA
- a CDS encoding GntP family permease — translation MAVAIAALSLLLLMIAAYRGMSVILMAPLLAMLAVFLTDPAAVPAAFSGLFMEKVASFLKLYFPVFLLGALFGKLVEISGFSRAIVTAVIGVIGAGRAIPAIMAVTALLTYGGVSVFVAVFAVYPFAAEMFRRADIPKRLVPATIGLGALTFTMDALPGTPQIQNIIPTSFFGTTTWAAPVLGLIGSVFIAVSGLAYLGWRRRAMLAAGEGYGAPETLVNEPEAIEGEVRVHPLIALLPLVVVGVGNLLLTLAIPRWVAGEEVMLSLPGMVEPVAVKVAQVSALWAVEGALLLGIGTILLFAFRTVAKRFAEGSKAAVGGALLAGMNTAVEYGFGAVIAALPGFLVVKEALRAIPNPLVNEAITVTSLAGITGSASGGLSIALAAMAEQFAAAGDAAGIPREVLHRVASMASGGMDSLPHNGAVITLLAVTGLTHRQAYKDIFALTLIKTVTVFVVIAVYYLTGLV, via the coding sequence ATGGCCGTAGCGATCGCCGCCCTGTCATTGCTATTGTTGATGATCGCCGCCTATCGGGGCATGAGCGTCATCCTGATGGCGCCGCTGCTGGCCATGCTGGCGGTGTTCCTGACCGATCCTGCCGCGGTCCCGGCCGCCTTTTCCGGCCTGTTCATGGAAAAGGTGGCGAGTTTCCTCAAACTTTATTTTCCGGTCTTCCTGCTGGGGGCGCTGTTCGGCAAGCTGGTCGAGATTTCCGGCTTTTCCCGCGCGATCGTCACGGCGGTGATCGGCGTCATCGGCGCGGGGCGGGCGATCCCCGCGATCATGGCAGTGACGGCGCTGCTGACCTATGGCGGCGTGTCGGTGTTCGTCGCGGTCTTCGCCGTCTATCCCTTCGCGGCCGAGATGTTTCGCCGCGCCGATATCCCCAAGCGGCTGGTGCCAGCGACCATCGGGCTGGGCGCGCTGACCTTCACCATGGACGCCTTGCCCGGCACGCCGCAGATCCAGAATATCATCCCGACCAGCTTCTTCGGCACGACGACATGGGCGGCGCCGGTGCTGGGGCTGATCGGATCGGTTTTTATCGCGGTGAGTGGCCTTGCCTATCTGGGCTGGCGGCGGCGGGCGATGCTGGCGGCGGGGGAGGGCTATGGCGCGCCCGAAACGCTGGTCAACGAACCGGAAGCGATCGAGGGGGAGGTGCGTGTGCATCCGCTGATCGCGCTGCTGCCGCTGGTCGTGGTGGGGGTGGGCAACCTGCTGCTGACGCTCGCCATCCCGCGCTGGGTGGCGGGGGAAGAGGTGATGCTGTCGCTGCCCGGCATGGTGGAACCGGTCGCGGTGAAGGTCGCGCAGGTTTCGGCGCTCTGGGCGGTGGAGGGCGCCTTGCTGCTGGGCATCGGCACGATCCTGCTCTTCGCCTTCCGCACCGTGGCGAAGCGCTTTGCCGAGGGATCGAAGGCGGCGGTCGGTGGCGCCCTGCTGGCGGGGATGAACACGGCGGTCGAATATGGGTTCGGCGCAGTGATCGCGGCGCTGCCGGGCTTTCTGGTCGTCAAGGAGGCGCTGCGGGCGATCCCCAATCCGCTGGTCAACGAAGCCATCACCGTGACCTCGCTCGCCGGCATCACCGGATCGGCGTCGGGCGGCCTGTCGATCGCGCTGGCGGCAATGGCGGAGCAGTTCGCGGCGGCGGGCGATGCGGCGGGCATCCCGCGCGAAGTGCTGCATCGCGTCGCCTCCATGGCGTCGGGCGGCATGGACAGCCTGCCGCATAATGGCGCGGTCATCACCCTGCTGGCGGTGACGGGCCTCACCCATCGCCAGGCCTATAAGGACATATTCGCGCTGACGCTGATCAAGACGGTGACCGTCTTCGTCGTGATTGCGGTCTATTATCTGACCGGGCTGGTCTGA